ACGTCacgtgaattatttaaacagaCCGAATTACCAGCTAGAACAGGAATATGCATGGTACTATCCTCAAGACCCCTCCTTACATTTGTACAGCGAACATAGTGACCCAGTTAACAGCGCTGAAATGGAACAGCAACAACCAGATCAAATTTATACTGACACAGCAGAGGCAACGACCAGCGAGCCATCATCAGCTGATGTGCCACGAGATGAAACAGATGatctaaattttcaagtggTAATTACGAATTACTCGAACGAGGCCTGTAGAATTAGATTGAACGAACATTCTTTGAAACCagaaattaacaattttgaatgtGGAACACAAACTTCAGAAAAAcctatcataaaaaaatctcttctcgAACAACTTCGACTCTCGCATTTAAACGATGAAGAGCAAAGTAAACTTGTAAAATTAATCCATAAATATGAGGATCGTTATCCGATTCCGAATATAACAGACGTTCTCGTTGCTGACAGTCTATCTCGTGTTCGGACTGAACTGAATATCAATGAAAGCAATTCATCTGATAGCATAAGTGCACACTCTGCAGACACAGATGACTCGGAATACATTCATTGTACGGAAAAACCACTAAATGTATTCAGCAATCAAATTATTCTTAAAATAGGTCCAGATGAACCGGATACGTACgaacaaatttttccaaaaatgtttaGAAGAACAATTACAAAATTGGTTTTCGGAGTTCCACTgttaatcaaaatattcaaagaataCATGGATTTGAGACGAACCAACTGCATCATGTGCCCAGAAAGTTTGATAAATAGCATACAAATtgtatacaaaaattatttcagtCGATGTAAatcatttaaagttttcattagcCAAAAACTATTGATTGATTTAAGAACGACTGAAGAACAGAGCCTGATAATTGAGCAAACTCATGAATCAGCTCATAGAGGAATTTGGGAAAACCACAGACAAATTTCAAAACGTTACTTTTTCCcaagaataaaatttagaatccaACAATTCATCAAAATCTGTGAAGTATGCAACGTTAATAAATACGACCGACACCCGTACAAGATTCGTCTTGGTACCACACCGAATACAAAAAAgccttttgaaataattcacATTGATCTGTTTTTATCGAAACCTCTTATATTTTTATCTgcagttgataaattttcaagatttggtGTTTTTATCCCAATTAAGTCAAGAACAATCACAGATATAAGAAAAGGGCtgcttaaattattttcaatctatGGTACACCAGGACTTATCGTGTGCGATAACGAACCGGCTTTGAGATCAGTCGAAATAAGAGGTATGGCAAGCAATTTAAATGTCCAAATGCACTTCGTGCCCGCAAACCATAGTGAAAGTAACGGATTAGTCGAAAGATTTCACTCAACAGTGGCTGAAATTTTTCGATGCATTAAACCACAATACGCTGATTTGacgcaaaaagaaattttccttattgcatgtacattagactagttcacttttcggcttttttcgctgatcacaacgccacttacagggtatgatcctcattcattttcaagaactctggccgaatttgagctcatttgagtaagtttccagcgtgcgctagaagttttattgaaaaaagtccatttttctggaaaattttcttagatgtgttctagcaagctgttgttaatataaaatgataattttatagtgctcggtgattggtatgacaagcattcgtatagacctgttttagataattgactaaatcgaaccgaaaaaaattaaaaattcataaactaccaacttttacagaaattttacttacaagttaagagcttaaaatcagtagtaaatagaaaaaaaatattttcgatataaacttttcataaaaagatagccttatttataacctttaatttgatatataacacttaattatcgcaacagtacaagcaaagatattcaaacattcacatcacattctttgaatcataatgttgtctccattcaagttttagcatcatgcaacctgcaaaacgtggcatcaagaggacttgcttacaacttgatcaaagcgcgcgcttttttttaactcctggccccgtcatggggtacttgattgaataaaatatcctttcttgtgcacaagttggtgtggagcaaacttgaatgaaaaatattttatcaaatcaaatttgttgcatagatatttgaataactttgctagcactcttgcgatcattaagtgttatacatcgaattaaaggttataaataaggcaatctttttatgaaaagtttatatcgaaaatatttttttttctatttactactgattttaagctctcaacttgtaagtaaattttctgtaaaagttggtagtttatgaatttttaaattttttcggtttgatttagtcaattatctaaaacaggtccatacgaacgcttgtcataccaatcaccgagcactataaaattatcattttatattaacaacagcttgctagaacacatctacggaaattttccagaaaaatggacttttttcaataaaactcctagcgcacgctggaaacttactcaaatgagctcaaatttggccagagtacttgaaaatgaatgaggatcaaaccctgtaagtggcgttgtgatcagcgaaaaaagccgaaaagtgaactagtctaatgtacATTGTATAATAATACAATCCATTCGGCTACTAAATTAAAACCAAGAGAAATTTTTTATGGCTTAAAAGATGGACACGAAAGGCCTCTGGACATTGAGCAAATGGTGAatgaaagaaacaaattttatgaTGAGGTTATTTTGGCCAATGGAAAgactcaaaaacaaaatttagcctACCACAACAAAGGTAGAGAAAGACAACCTCACATAAATGAGAACAAAACTGTCTACAAGTTAATCCAAGggattaaaagaaaaacaaaagaaagaTATAAACCGACCAAAGCTGTTGAGGACCAAGGACGAGTTATCCTCGACAGGTCTGGACGACAAAttcataaagaaaattttaaacgattataaactaatattttttatttttcaggatGCACTCTTCATTAATCATCATAATGATATTCATTCCCTTTTCCTATCCCAAATTTATCCAACTCCATGATATCACAAATAATCCAGGAGCGCTGACTCTCAGTGCGGGAGAGGGCAGAATTCACGAAGGGTATAACAGACTTTTTCATACGGTTGATTTAAAAGAATTAGGAACTACGATAGGAGTATTAGAGAATTTAATTGCAAAAGTTAATAGTTCAACAGGAAATTTTATCAGGTTAATTAAtctcaaatttaaacaaatcaatGAAACATACAGAGCCCTCCTCCCAAATTCGAAAAGTAAGCGTTCTATTGAAATGCTAGGCAGTGCTATCAAATTCATTACAGGTAACTTAGACGCAGATGATTTACGAGAAATAAACGCAAACATAAATGATATCAAAAGATTAGACAATAATCTGATTGTTcagaataataaacaaattacaATTAATCAGGAGTTTCAAAATCGCTTACAAACCCTAACAGATGAAATAAGAAATCACGAAAATGTTTTGCTCAAACTAACTTTACAAAGGAATTACACTGTgaatgaaaatgcaaaaattataatactttTCCAATTAGACATTGTACTACAAACTCTAAGAACGCTTGAGAATGGAATAGCACTAGCCAAATTGAATATTGTAAACCGTCAATTATTGACTAtcaatgaattgaaaattatagcaCAACAATTAGAGCAGGTAGATATTTCATTAGACAGTTTAGAAGATGTGTACAATTATCTCTCGGTCACGGTGTTCTACCACGGATATCATCTCATCATCAGTATCGACATTCCCAGAGTATCATCTACAATCTACGAAAGAATGATTATCGAGCAACTaccaattaaaaacaaaaccgtCAACATTGATTATCATACAATACTTGTGCATTCTAATGAAACCATCGCAGTCTTACAAAACTATGAACAAATAGCCAAAACCTACGTTTACAAGAAAAATCAACTCTTGAATATTACCAACGATTTGTGTATTGCACCTTTAGTTCGAGGTCGAAGTGGAAAATGTCCCTTCAAAGAAACACCGCCAGCTACAGAGTACAGGCTTTTGGCCTATGGTACTTTAATCGTCAAAGCTACATTAGAGACGATTGTAATGAGTAGCACTTGCGGTATTAATCAAAAAGAACTTAAAGGTAATtatcttattatttttcacaattgttCGGTCATTATTCAAGATAGGCTTTTTGAGAACTTGGAATTATACTTCAAACACCCCATCATCTCCCCTCTCGGAACGTATCAAATAGAAGAAACGCAActagaaaaattttacaacacttCATACCTGCACAAAATGCACATTGAAAATAGACAACACCTGGAATCACTGAAATCTCATCATTTCTCATCAGTCGGAGTAATTATTGGAGTATTTTCGATAGTCATCCTTGTTACAATCTACAGAAAACGCAACGAGATATCAAcattcttcataaaaagctcGGGACGCGCTTCTCTTCAGGATGGGCTAGTTAAAGACGGATCTACAAAATCACCGATGCAACCAACATCAGAATCATCATCAGACGCATCAAGCTTCCCACGATCGTCCATAACCAGCTACCCAACATTGCACGTGCCGAAGACGACAACAAGGTGTCATCCAGCCATCCAGCCATCCAGCCATCCAGCCATCCAGCCATCCAGCCATCCAGCCATCCAGCCAtccagccagtcagccagccagccagccatcaTCGTGAGAAATAATTGTATACATGTTTCACAGGAAAGGTTAGGAATAGAGAGCTAATAAATAAGAGTGATCCAGAAAATAAAGACAATTCGTTTAGTGATCGTCGTGCTAATTAGTTcgtagttattttttaaaaatccgaaAAGGCCCCGAAAGCCtttaatttatatatatatatatatatatatatagatatatatatatgtatatatatatatatatatatatatatatatatatatatatatatatatatatatatatatatatatatatatatatatatatatatatatatatatatatatatatatatatatatatatatatatatatatatatatatatatatatatatatatatatatatatatatatatatatatatatatatatatatatatatatgggtcattccatgtcaagtgtgcacagcgaaaaaaaaaatcttatcgaaaattcgccaaacttggccgaaagactttctgaggcctacaaaataaatcctcaatttttgagaatgaacCGCCCACCCCCCGTTAcaggaccctcccttctttttttcaagattttgaaaaattcatcatttttaaaatacaatatctCCGGACtggaaaatcatttcaaaatgacaaaatatgcgttgtgtatattatattaaaatctatcgTTTGATGTTATTCATTTTCTGAAATAGTGACAATTTTAACGTCAAAACATagctcaaaaaataaaacgttagttttcgcaaggaaagtatatttttttcttgaattttatgatttcattgtttttttgagaaaaatttacgtaagaaccaaccaaaatcccaatataatatttcatgttttcgagttatgaaagatttaagttttacTGTCCATCTAAAATTTTCTTACAGTATCCCCTTAAACTTTTGGTAATCCCATTCACGATTTATTGGACgagtttcatttaaaatcagCATGCATATTGAAGTTTACTTCCCGTGAGcagcaaatttttgtaaagataagatgcctaaaaaataaaataacactttTAGTTTCATTTCGTTTTGCTgttgaatgataattttatttattatcacACTGTTTTAAATCATTAAGTAAGTGCTTCCTTAGCGGATTCTGCGGATGAATAAATTTGAGGATTTGGTTCATTATTCCATTAAACTGTTGAACTTTTTCACAGAAAATGTATAAATGTCGAGAATCTGCTGATCTGTTGATTACCTACTGAACTTACATGAATTATGGCGATACTGATCTAATAATACTGACTATTGACGCACAGCATTTGTTCATTGTATATCGCCTGTATTTATGCAACGCAAtcacagcagattttttttgttgacaccTAGCGGAGTACTgaacaataacatttttttaactaattcgCTGATCATTGTGAACGAATTGTTGCCGCAACTGCTCGCTTGCTGCTACTTGCTTGTAGTTCTGAATATGTACAACTTCTTAAATCGAAGATTGCTGTTGAAATATCCAGTTGCCTTCTGTTACTGCATTAGAATGGAGTTGTCTTAGTGacttttatttttaagcttCTAAATAGTCGGGAACGGTTTTCTGAGCATGGCAAAAGCAACGTGTTCAATTGGAAAAGAACTTCATAAGCGATGTTCAGTGgatacatttttcaagaacACACGACTTTTTACCGCAAGGGAGtggaatttgttcaaattgcgATCAGAAGTGCATAATCTAAAGTCTATCTGCAAAACCATTCTTAAAAGTTCGGTAAATTGTATCCTGTTTCGCAAAATGTTGCTTAAGTTGAATGCTTTCAAATCAATATAACATTGACTGGAAGGTTTGAAGGACAATCTAAAGATGAATTAACTTACAGTGTTggttggaacgaaaaaaaaattgttatatttggaataaaaatatttcataaaccgaaaacattgatttttttttcattcaaaatgttatttctAATTATCCTTAGTCAtaaaacaaatcatgaaaacaaaaaaactgttCAAGCATGGAAGATGTGACTTAAAATTTCGACGATTAATGCACTCGAGCGAAACCACTGAGTGCTGCAAGTGTATAATTGTTAGACAATTCAACTcaaatctttcatatctcgaaaacaagaaatattatattgggattttggttggttcttacgtaaaattttctcaaaaaaacaatgaaatcataaaattcaagaaaaaaataaactttcctTGCGAAAACTtacgttttattttttgagctATGTTTCGACGTTAAAATTGTCACTATTTCAGAAAATGAATAACATCAAAcgatagattttaatataatatacacaacgcatattttgtcattttggtatgattttccAGTCCGGagatattgtattttaaaaatgatgaatttttcaaaatcttgaaaaaaagaagggagggtcctgTAACGGGGGGTGGGCGgttcattctcaaaaattgaggatttattttgtaggcctcagaaagtcttccggccaagtttggcgaattttcgataagattttttttttcgctgtgcacacttgacatggaatgacccatatatatatatataatatatatatatatatatatatatatatatatatatatatatatatatatatatatatatatatatatatatatatatatatatatatatatatatatatatatatatatatatatatatatatatatatatatatatatatatatatatatatatatatatatatatatatatatatatatatatatatatatatatatatatatatatatatatatatatatatatatatatatatatatatatatatatatatattttatatatatatatttttagtcttattcgtttttttccgATATTGTTTATTTATATCAGTTCATTGATTCCCGATTGGTTGGaaaagcatatcaaaataattactcATACCTATCTCATCGAGATATTGTAATCTTTTTCAGATTCTGCtattatatcaaaatattcGTGTCTTtcgctaagaaaaaaaaccatatctTTTTTGATAcaaatagttgattttttctacCTAAATTTGtcagcttttttaattttttaaattttttttagctttgaaAGTATTTATTGGgttttttaagctttcatcCCTATGCATCTGGCATGGTTCTGTGGTGGCGAAGAGTGCAAGGCAAACATCGCATGAAAGCTTGTATTcaagtttacatttttacatggcaactgttctccaatttctcgggcatcctAAATTAGctagatcacgctccactttgTCTAACCATCTCGCAAGTGGCAttcctgctcgtctcgttcttTTCAGATTCGTAacaaacacctgttttgcagaatAGGTTTTTTgttgtccggcattctcgcaacacgtcccgcccagcgtatccgtccagccttcgTCATCTCCTGGATACTGGGAAATCTgttagtctgaggccgttttcgttggccggctggtgcgc
This sequence is a window from Uranotaenia lowii strain MFRU-FL chromosome 3, ASM2978415v1, whole genome shotgun sequence. Protein-coding genes within it:
- the LOC129756311 gene encoding uncharacterized protein LOC129756311, which gives rise to MGLYPLLRMHSSLIIIMIFIPFSYPKFIQLHDITNNPGALTLSAGEGRIHEGYNRLFHTVDLKELGTTIGVLENLIAKVNSSTGNFIRLINLKFKQINETYRALLPNSKSKRSIEMLGSAIKFITGNLDADDLREINANINDIKRLDNNLIVQNNKQITINQEFQNRLQTLTDEIRNHENVLLKLTLQRNYTVNENAKIIILFQLDIVLQTLRTLENGIALAKLNIVNRQLLTINELKIIAQQLEQVDISLDSLEDVYNYLSVTVFYHGYHLIISIDIPRVSSTIYERMIIEQLPIKNKTVNIDYHTILVHSNETIAVLQNYEQIAKTYVYKKNQLLNITNDLCIAPLVRGRSGKCPFKETPPATEYRLLAYGTLIVKATLETIVMSSTCGINQKELKENATRYQHSS